A region from the Lolium perenne isolate Kyuss_39 chromosome 4, Kyuss_2.0, whole genome shotgun sequence genome encodes:
- the LOC127348914 gene encoding uncharacterized protein: MPIRRLLAAGLSAASVRLRLRSLSTAASHPPWAMVNRISASYKSRTPTFHLAEPPRYSYLELPAHLIHTSDEPGPDSDLEQLLGGMVSCSSGAGGLLLLTCFDGRLSSPILAQQGGKQVRHQTGKPVDGHETDFTYLVCNPLSGQVSRVPIIGYTTNILRDTHMGLLAQSDRGHGLPDRFAVARLYSENKMVRFLSDAGEWDLAQGAPGPCQHRLARRIGISLFHEVLAFAGRLWWVDLTCGAMSADPFSNWTETHFVELPKDSVLPEAARRAEAKLLFNYRRMGVSDGRLRYVELSQREPFLLSSFALDEEGSGDWTLEHRVALSRVWAADGGAHPWLPLQGDTTPHIGVLDPLNANFIHIIVGQHVIAVDMQAGKVTGSSVLPSYMHHLGFIPCMLASTRIPSSTGQDIFKNQSLADVQVHSHIYDQEY; encoded by the exons ATGCCGATCCGTCGCCTCCTAGCCGCCGGCCTCTCCGCCGCCTCCgtgcgcctccgcctccgctcccTCTCCACGGCCGCCTCGCACCCTCCGTGGGCCATGGTCAACCGTATTTCTGCGTCCTACAAATCGAGGACGCCGACCTTCCACCTCGCCGAGCCCCCGCGCTACTCCTACCTGGAGCTGCCGGCGCACCTCATCCACACCAGCGACGAGCCCGGCCCCGACAGCGACTTGGAGCAGCTGCTCGGAGGGATGGTCTCATGCTCCAGCGGCGccggcggcctcctcctcctcacttgCTTTGACGGCCGCCTGTCGTCTCCCATCCTCGCGCAGCAGGGGGGCAAGCAAGTGCGGCACCAGACAGGCAAGCCCGTCGACGGCCACGAAACCGACTTCACCTACCTCGTCTGCAACCCTCTCAGCGGCCAGGTGTCCCGTGTACCCATCATCGGCTACACCACCAACATCTTGCGCGACACCCACATGGGCCTCCTCGCCCAATCCGACCGAGGccatgggctgcctgacaggttcGCCGTCGCAAGGCTCTACTCGGAGAACAAGATGGTCCGGTTTCTCTCGGATGCAGGCGAGTGGGACCTCGCGCAGGGCGCGCCGGGGCCGTGCCAACATCGGCTTGCGCGCCGGATAGGGATCAGTCTGTTCCATGAGGTGCTGGCCTTCGCCGGACGGCTGTGGTGGGTGGACTTGACCTGCGGCGCCATGTCGGCCGACCCGTTCAGCAACTGGACGGAGACCCACTTCGTCGAGCTCCCCAAGGACAGCGTGCTACCTGAAGCTGCTAGAAGGGCCGAAGCAAAGCTGCTGTTCAACTACCGGCGCATGGGGGTCAGCGACGGGAGGCTTCGGTACGTCGAGCTGTCTCAAAGAGAGCCCTTTCTGCTCAGCTCCTTCGCGCTAGACGAGGAGGGCAGCGGCGACTGGACGCTGGAGCACCGGGTGGCGCTCAGCCGGGTCTGGGCGGCGGATGGAGGCGCCCACCCGTGGCTGCCCTTGCAAGGAGACACGACGCCACACATTGGCGTTCTGGACCCGCTCAATGCCAATTTCATACACATCATCGTCGGCCAGCACGTCATCGCCGTGGATATGCAGGCGGGGAAGGTGACTGGGAGTTCTGTGCTTCCTAGCTACATGCACCATCTAGGTTTCATACCATGTATGCTTGCATCAACGCGGATCCCCTCTTCTACAG GCCAGGACATCTTCAAAAACCAATCTCTGGCAGacgttcaagttcattcacacatatATGATCAAGAATACTAG